acatacacactcatgcactcacacacacacacacctatgcacatggtgcacacacacttcattttTTCTATTGTTTCTCCTTCACTCGTTCGCTGAGGGGAGTGAATTTTAGAGGGTTATGCTCTTGTATATAGGTTTTAAAGTCATTGTCATTGCAGTCATCCAATTCCTGTTATTATTAATTCTTCCTTTTAGGTACAGCTAcgcacagcacatacacatgcacacacacaaacaaacattacaaTTTGATGGGCTTCACTTTGTCCATGATTTTCCGAGTTGAATCAAGCTGTAATTTAAACGATTTCGTTTATTTTGTTCAGATAACATTTCGCTCCCCGAAACTTTGCCCTTTCCCCGCTTCTCTGGCACCGCATGGGTTACCTGGGTAAttatcagccccccccccccacaatctcCCCCCTTTGAGTGTATTCCAGCAGCACATACATGGGAGGATTATATATACGCCCCCCCCTGCCTCCGCCACTTTACACACCTCTGATCTCATTCCCAGGGGTAGACATTTGGAAGGTGTAGAAGGGATCTAGTCATTAACAGCAGGAGCTGATTGTATGTGAAAGTTTTGTGGTGGGGGttcgggggtggagggggcttGAACCAAAACCTCTGTTTGACTTCACATTGTCGCCATTTATCTACCATAGACGTCAACTTGACTCCAGATCCATAAAGCAGGCCTCGacccacacatccacatgcTCGGAGAAAACATATTGGACATGATTTAGTTATtagtatatttattcatttattaatttacgcaaatgaaacataaataacTTCAACTTCAATCTAGTAATACTAAGCTTTACCTGCAAGCTttctaccccctccccccaaaccacctttgtgatttctttgtatgcagaaaatccaaaaaaccCACCCCTCTATAAATCACACTATTTTAATCTGTTACTCGCCCCCCTTTGACAAGCCATAAGTGACCCTCACCTCTATCTCTCAgaactacccccacccccccgtgtcAATTTTTAAGAAGACGGGCACCCAGGGGACAAGTGTAAATATAATATCTATTGACAGAGTGATTATTGAAGTGTGAATCGCCTCTCTACTCAAGATTTGTTATGAATGTCGATATTCTAACGATAATCATTATTACCATTATAATTATGAAAGTGAAtataatcatatttattattgttactttGATTTTATTGAGCAATTACTTTGATGCAGTCAATGGAATTatctcctttttctttctttttttgtgaaataaacgaGGGAGTTTATATTTTTGGGGTGGGAGAATCCTGgagatttaaacaaataaatgaataaataaattaattaattgctaaCTTAACATGTTatttgaatgtttcttttttcttcgtTGAGGTTCAGCAGTGCCCGTTAAGATGCGGTGGGAATGATATGCCTCCGTAACCCTGAACACTGGGCTTTTATTCTGACTTTAATGGACCTGTCTATGACACACCTGACACTGTGCCCGCACTCTACAAGCAGTATACCCTCAGTATCCCTCCAGTGCCTAAAGTCATGCCATAAGTTTACGTACTGATTGCCACTGTCAGTGTAGACCTGGAGAAATATAGTCTGTAAAGGAGCTGCGCTCTATGACAACGACCTCCGCCGTGCTGCACAGGACAAGCGCAGACTCGGGAAGGAGAGAGCTTCCACCAAAAAGGCCCCAGCTACACGCACAACAACTACCACTCACCCCTGCCCACAATGCACCAAAATATGTGGTTCCAGGATCGGCCTCTTCGCCCACCTGAAGACCCACAAGGACCCTGAAGGAGGACAGTCATACTTGACCCCGAGTGAtcgctgatgatgatgatgatgatgtcacctcAGCTTGTTGATCTAACCGtgatgtgtgcttttttttgtcactctGGACCAGAGTGACAGCAACTTTCCCGAATGTAAATCCATACATGAATCAGATAATTAATGAAGTTCAAGCAGCAAACACGGGCCAAACGAGACAGGACGACAGCATCCGCTGAACCTTATGCACGGCGAGTGTTCCGGCGCAAAacggctgctgtgcatcacctcAGGTGAGTGGTAACGGTGAGTTAACCCCCTTTACTGAGAAGGACGTTGCGATTATGAGATTTAAAAAGCTTTAGATACCATCCATTATTAATGTGAGCGTACGGCGTCGAGTGCGTCAGGCTGCGCGCTCGCCGTGTCGTCATTCCTGGTTCGTGTGCGCGTGAGTCTAGAAAGCGCCAGGAGTTGTGCGCAGAAACTGCGACGCGAGGAGAGACGAAGCAAAACATCTGAGAGGAAAGAAGATCAGCCGAAAATGGCGAGCCAGTCCCAGGGTATTCAGCAACTCCTGCAAGCGGAGAAACGTGCCGCCGAGAAAGTGTCGGATGCGAGAAAGAGTAAGTGCGATTAAGGAGTTTTCACCATTAGATTATTAGCGTGAGAATGAAGTGGTAATTGTGTCATGCCAAAACGCATACTCATTGATTTGGCCATTTCagtaaattgataaataaaacatacatgcGCTCGGATTTTAATAATGAGCCTCCTCGACCATATTTGTGTCGACATTCAGATGGCCGAAGATACATATTCTAACTAATGCAATTGACAAAAACACGTTGTTTTCAACGTGGGAAACTCATTAAACGATTTTATCAAATGGAAATCAGTTACTGGTACATATAGCCTACTCGAGGAAATTGTGGATAGGACTACCGTCAGATGTCACCGTGTAGTCTGCAAGTAGCTCGGCAGTGCGCTACGTCAGTATTGCCGAGTATAAATAGCGCTTACATTGCTATCATGAGTCTGCTTCACAGACATGTATAAGAACGTACACAGTTCAGTAGTCTGCGACTGCGTACCTACACACGTTCGCATGGTCTCGTGACCCTTTTTCGCCAACGTCATATTTAGGCTACAGTGCTGTCGCGTATGTCACATAACGGTCGGGCTATTCCAAATACAGATAAGGAACAGCTGTGGACAACATACCTGGGTCATTTGAATTGGGTTTTTAAAGTGAGAGGACCACGAAAGTAATTGCCTGATTTTCCTTTGCCAATTAAGTAGTAGTTCAATTGCTTCTTCTGACCAACGGTACACATAGTACTGCACAGTGTAACATTAATAAATCTGCTCTTATGGAGCATATTTTACTCAAAGTACATTTTCCCCTTAGTAACATAATGCTGGTTAATAATACTGGCTGTAACAAATCAGATTTCACAAACTTCCATTTCCATACTGATTTTTAGAAGGTTAAGGGTGGGTAAATAGCTATATTTGAGTATATAACATAGAATGTCTACCCGTGTAGCTTACTGTAAGCATTATGTGCTGCGTGTTtctattaaatgtttaaaattgctTTTGTTGTATGGCGCGGTACGACAATCAGATTTCATCATAAGGGATAGTAGAGGTTTACTAACTGTTCATTATTATGCGGCATTATAAAACGACATGATTAACTACCGATACACCTGCCAAGGGCGTAAGTTTAGTTTCAATATTGGGGGGCTTGAATTGCATAGACCCCGAATACTACCCAgaagaatgctttttttaaaaggacggctgtgaaatgatcatttctggtGAAATGACTACAGATTACTGGTCAGTAAATATTGTTTTGGGCGGTCAAGCATCTATATGCAACAGCTGACAAGCAATCTTAATCCCGGGGTATTCCCActgtttctcccagcatttggcTATAGGCTGTTGTTAAATTGTGCAGGCCTATACAAATAACATGGCAGGCCACGTTATGATTGACAGTTGCCATCCCAAACTGCTGAAAAATCTCGGGAAACACTAAAAACGATGGAAATCACGgatatggcaaaaaaaaggtgaaagtCACAGAATCCGTGGCACCTGTGACTtccgtgacaaacacccagGTGATATTCAGTATATTCCAATCACAAAACGTGAAATCCTCATCTTTATTATGTGTTCATCATGCTGTATTTTTGGAGTGATTATGTGgcctgtttttaaatattggggggggggggggtgtaaaaacCCCTCTATTCCCTCGTAAATTATGCCCTTGATACAGGtggaaaattaacaaataatagTGGCCATAGGAAAAGCGTTTTGAGTAGTCCAGTCGCCTTGAGGCACTGGTGCATGCGATTCATCTGAGagcaatcccagcatgcaaagtGGTGTCTTCGCATCCAGGGAAGACTCGGCGCTTGCGGCAGGCCAAGGAGGAGGCCCAGGGGGAGATCGAGCAGTacaggagcgagagagagagagagttcgcCCAGAAACAGCACACGGTATGAGCAGTGAGTGGTGGGGGTCTGTGGGAGTGTGGATCTGTGTGATGATGGTGGGTCTGTGTGGCATGGCGGGTCTGTGTGAGCGATGGGCGGGGTCTGTGTGAGCAGTGGGCGGGGTCTGTGTGAGCGATGGGCGGGGTCTGTGTGAGAGGCAGGTCTGGTGACGATGCGGTCTGGTACATGGCGGTCTGTTGAGCGATGGGCGGTCTGTGTGACATGGGCGTCGTGGACGATGGCGGGTCTGTGCAGTGGGGGTCTGGGAATCTAACCctcttcttccccctctccctctctctctctttctcccccctccctctctcctcaccctttcccccctctctctctctctctcctcacccctccctctctctctctctctctcttcttcaggTGTTGGGGTCTCAGGGCGATCTCTCCTCTGATGTGGAGCAGCAGACGCAGCAGAAGATCCAGTCCATGACCAAGAGCTACCGCTCCAACCGGGAGAGAGTACtgcgccacctgctggctgtCACATGCCAGATCAACCCCCAGATCCACAGCAACTACCACTGCAGGGCTTAGGCCCAAAGAGAGCCTGAGAGCGCTGCTacgggaggagaaagagaggagaggaaaacagaggagagagggagagggggagaagaagagagggaagagatggggagagggagaagagaagaggagaggaggagagagagggggagagggagagagaagaggggagggaaagagacagaggagagagagggagaggaatgCAAAGGTAAGCTGAATATTTACCCTCCAGCTTAATGACGCTCCTGGTTGGGGAAGCTGAGGGTCAGAGTCACTGTGTGACAGGGGTGCTTCACAGGGAAACATCTGGGCCAGACCCAGGGCTTAAGGTGCAATGCCTGGCAAAGATGTTCAGAGAGTAAGTAAGCCCAAACCAAGCATGCCGCTCAATACGCTTGCATCAGTTACCCTTGCGCTGACCTGCACTCACCAAGCGACACGGTTATCTGTGTCATCGGTGACTCAAAAGTGTCACACGGAgcttctcagccaatcagattggCTGAAGAACTCCACACGACTGCCACATTTGAGCCAAACTGGCCAGTATCACCCACACTGGAAACTGGGAGTGTTGCCATAGTAACGTGCTGTTGAATTGATCGAAACTGTGCTGTgagctttttattattatttttattttttttatttttttttgctgcacagTTAATTCTGCACGTGAACAATATCTGtttacagtatatgcatttAATCTAAGGTAGTCCAGACAACATACACTAGGTCACTGCAAGTGTTGATATTGGCTGGTTCCTCTGTTTTGTGATAGTATAATtccacaaataattattttctatgTAAAGCTTTGATTGTATAAATTATTTAGCTTATGtgcttgtgaaaataaatatgtatgcatcTAACTTCCTGCCTAATGTCTTGTCGTCTTGCAGTATaatcttatatatttttttaaaagttaggttttttgttttaaaaaatttaaactgttAGTGTAGCTGGTTATGTGGTGGGATGGAAGGCCTCAAAGCAGAACCAGCTCTTGCAGATGTCTCCATCACCACCAGTCCCTTTTTTATAAATGACTCGGAAGCTGCTTCTCGGTCTCGATGTCTTGTGTATGTAGGGTCAAAGACAGCCACCAGAGGGCAATCTAGTACCATAATATTACGCCAGGGTGGGTTAGTTCTGCTGCTGACATACTTtttatctatccatccattatctttcTGAGTGTCTCTGACATGCAGGCCGGGGAGGAGActcatttgattgtaaacactgGCAacaaaaaatcctgcatagtatgcctttaatatcATGGTATAATTATGTGCGCTGTATCCTCTTTGTTTGTAttctaaaaaaatgtaacacttgcATTTAGATAATTTTCCTGAAGTAGAGGAAGACAAAATGGACTCTCACGCAAGTCGTTAATAAGAAAGCTAATGAGTCCAGTGCTTCTGATCGGCAGGGAAGCTCTTTGATTCAGCCATCGTAGCTGTATGGCAGGGGTGGGCAATgagggccgtatctgtttctggtctccatgccaacttctgcccttaattatttaattacccCTAATATTTACGCCATCTGACATGTCacctacatttcttgataagtgaACGAATGAGAGCCAAAGACTGTTCCTGTGTCcctaaatgaaatgtattactgtgatctaatctacaagtgaaccGGTGTTGGTGTAtgcagccaattagctcatttagtcagagtaattggtggaaacaaaaaccagcaaacacacactggccccccaggactggagttaaacctgcacacacactagccctccaggactggagttaaacctgcatacacactagccctccaggaccggagttaaacctgcatacacactggccccccaggaccggagttaaaccaGCATACACCctggccccccaggaccggagttaaaccagcatacacactggccccccaggaccggagttaaacctgcatacacaccggccctccaggaccggaattgccccccccccccctactctaTGGCTTTGCCTCTTTCAGCTTGGTGGAGTTCACCAAATGGACGGATGTGCGATATTCAGCCAGCAGGGGGGGTGGGCTCGTCACCACTGGTCAGGAGTGatcattaagaaaaatatatagatatgcCAACGTGAGGCTGCAGTGCACGGTCGGAGGACGGCTTACTAATATGCCATCCAGTCGATTCTGTGTAGATAAGAGGAGAAAACGTCCGCGCTGAATTTTGTACATTGCTAGCTCAAGACCCTGTTCAGTCTCGGTAACGTTCTGCCCGGGACACGAAGCACAGTTCAGTAATCACCCGGGGAGTACCTCACATACTATCTTTCGCACCCGCTTAAAAACACTGTTGCCGCCCGGAAGCCAGAACAAGAAAACTCAGTCAGACGGAGATTCTGTAAGATTAAAGTTACCGGATATTAGGCAGGCTGCCACCGCAGAGATCACCAACAGACGGACGTCCATCTCTAAGAAACTACCTAGCTGCCACGCGATTCGTTTTCCTCAGAAGTTTCCGCGAAACGTTTCGGACGTACGAAAACACCCTGTCTTTCGGACTGTGATGAAGTGACAACCAGGACCTGTATACCTTAGATTTTTATTGCTCCAGGTGTTGTTGGGGAGgtgcgtggtgtggtgtggCAGGTATTTATCTGTGCAATAGGTTAAGTGTTTAAGGGAGTCGAACTGGTTAAGACCAATCAGTTGTTGGGAGAGAACATTCCAAATTCTCCCAGGACTTAAAGCCACACATCCCCCGACGAGATCAGTTGGTATCGTATGCGTGTATTTTTGCCTTAAAAATTATctaataaatgcagctgatccacaaataaatgtgtcaTAACCGCTTCCACGAATAAATGTAGCCAATCCGCAAATAAATGTCGCTGGTTCACCGGTCGCTTATTGCgtttatttgttgatttttgtgACAATCTAAGTAGACTATGGAAAGCCCTTTTTAATAGCTAACATTTAATAGCTTTGCTTAAATATCCATGATTACATTTTGGATATTTACTAATGCATTCTGAGAAGTCATGATTACAATGTGACTATTCATAATGCTAATTCATGATCTGCCACTGTAAACGGGCTAGTTCAAACAATAATACTAGATAccttcaaatatattttgactaGTCAACATACTTTTAAAGATATCTATAATGGCATCAGACATCGTCATTCAACTCATGACACAGATGTATGGCAAGCCATTTAAGCTTATATTCACCTGGCTTTTGATGTcaagaattcaattttaattagtTATAATTCGAATTTTTGATATCaggaatttaattttaaaattcaattcctgatatcaaaaatgaaaggtcccaCTGAACTGAATGGGGGGAACACAACTAGTTAAACTTCAATTtctatttctgatatcaagaattcctattttaactagttcaaatgtaatactttatatttttttaaaaaaacattttaattataggctagttaaaattacatttctggtctcaaaaattcaaattattaCTACTTAAAATTATTGACATCaagaacacggggagaacatgtaaactccacacagaaaggcccaggctagattcgaacccaggaccttcttgctacCCCCTGCACCCTACTACTGCATTTTGACcaatcaaaattattattgattAATGATTATCTCCACTTTAGTTTTGACCAGTCATAATTCCAGTTTAAGATATCTATAATTGTATTTTGACTAGTATCTTACTTTCAGATatcaaaaaagatcatttagataTCTTAAATTAAAGATATCTTTGATTGAAATTATTACAACTAGACTAAATGGAGATATCTGGAATTCAGATTTTTACTAGTCATAAAAGAAGTATAGATATCAGTAATGTGAATCCGATCAGGCTATTAAATGTTGCAAGGGCTTGACAATATAGTTTAAACACGCATAGGCTATTATTTCGAGAAAGTGGCGCAATGTTATCACACAGGTGCTCGAGGGAAAACGATGGACACTACGTCGAGGTTCAGGGCCTAAGGGGAGGGGCAGAAACGAACCAATATAAAACCTCGGCTTGGCGCGCCTAATTCACTTCATTCCGCAGTCGCTTCATGGCTGATTAGTTACGCCATGGTGCACGAATGTGTGGGTGAGGACCCCCAAGCAAACTCAAGCTTAGCGGCGATCCGCGCTCGACTTCTTCTAGACAAGTGAGTATCGCTCCTGTCCCGTCAATTTTAGCGTCgtaaatgcatttttggaaGTGCGTTGGGCAAGTGGCGTCACAGAATTGTGTTTTGTCGTGGAAATCTGCAACTTCGAAGTGCAGTCACTGATGCGCGGTGGAGATCCTGGTACCAATCATTTTGTGACGGGTTCATTCATCAACGGTTAACAACAATCaaggtggtttttttttaactttccatAATAAACTATACCGAGTATATACGTCACTATTTATTTGCTCTTCAATGTATTTATACAATGCACGTGAACGTATTTGTCCAGGTAAGACCAAATTGCACCTGCggttttatgtgtttataagAATCTGTAACCATGgcgacgttttttttttgcattactgCTGGAAAGTTTTAAGTCCGACCTTTGAAAAGGGGGTCCTCATTTGTGACATAATGAAAGTCAAATGTACTGTCATCTTTCCAATGTGATCCAGCCATGTCTGTAATGTAGCCGTTTGCAATAGCCAAATTAAGAGTGAAATAATTTACTGCCGGCTATTTATATACATTCTTTTATATAGGCATATTAATAGGTCTGATGAATTAACAGCGTGTTGTAAATTATTGTATTACGTTATTCGCTTTTTATATAGCCATTTcttattgtaaatgtaaatctttttacttttaattgttAATATGAATGcattgattggggggggggggggggggctgaaacaCACTTATCAATTCTtgaaaatacaagaaaatataAGATTGCGCGACAGTAGGCTTACTGCACGTGCGCTCGCCGCAGTAAGCATGGATGgctaatttttaaatttgaaatctAACCGTGTTGCTTGGGATAGGCTACATTTCTCTCTGTGAATTATAATTTGTTgagaataatttaatttataactTGCAGGATTCCGCCATTGCTTATAAGattcagaaataatatttttggctgaaatttagggattaatattttttctgttttaggtATGGAAGTCCGTGATTTTGGAGAACCTGCAACATACAAAGTGAACGGTTAAGGctgtccagccaatcagagaagatCATTTGATTCCCAGCCCTACCGTTAATATTTCGCGTGCCATTGAAAACCTtataaagaaaaaggaaaatccGTCTAGCAAGCCGAGCACTAACTTCATGGAAACGCCTTCAGGTTAGATTTGCAtttactaaaaacaaaaaataaaaaaataaaataaaataaaggagaaCCTCAAACAAAAAGAtcattagtctttttttttttttttttgcctgtgcaTTGAAGACACAAACTCTCAGGTCTTCACTGCCTCGCACAGCCTGCTGGGTGAAAGGTACTCTGGTATTGAAGATGAGTGCGTTTGACCTCCTGAGGTTGCTGCCCTTGAACATGACCCTGCGCCTGTGCCTCGACTGGCCAGTTTGCAACCGTACGGCGGCGTCGCTCGGCAACCTCTCGGACGCCCTGGACTTGTACGCTCCCGGCGACGGGTCGCCGTGGTTGCGCGCCGCGGTCGCTACGGTGTACTTCGCGGTCTCGGCGGTGGGGCTGGCGGGCAACGCCGCGGTGCTGTGCCTCCTCCGCGCCAGAGGGGGCGCCGCCGCCAAGGGCACCGTCAACTTCTTTGTGCTGAACCTGGCGGCAACGGACCTGCTGTTCTCGGCGGCCATGGCGCTGTGGGCGGCGGAGGCGGCGCTGGACTACCACTGGCCCTTCGGCGGCTGCGCCTGCAAGGCGGCCTCCTTCCTCACCTCGCTCAACCTCTTCGGCAGCGTCTTCTTCCTGGCCGCCATGAGCGTGACGCGCTACTGCAGCGTGGCCTCCGCCCTGGcgccgggcgggggggcgggggcgggcccgCGGGGCGAGTGCGCGGCCCGCCTGGCCGCCGCGCTCATCTGGGCGGGGTCCGTGCTGGCCGCCGCCCCCAGGGCGGCCTTCGCGGAGGTGACGGATGTGGGCGGTGACCGGGTGTGCCTCCTCCACTTCCCCAACGGCACCTTCTGGCTGGGCCTGCACCACCTCCTGCGGGTGGTGGTGGGCTTC
This region of Anguilla rostrata isolate EN2019 chromosome 8, ASM1855537v3, whole genome shotgun sequence genomic DNA includes:
- the LOC135262106 gene encoding V-type proton ATPase subunit G 2-like produces the protein MASQSQGIQQLLQAEKRAAEKVSDARKRKTRRLRQAKEEAQGEIEQYRSEREREFAQKQHTVLGSQGDLSSDVEQQTQQKIQSMTKSYRSNRERVLRHLLAVTCQINPQIHSNYHCRA
- the LOC135262107 gene encoding relaxin-3 receptor 1-like codes for the protein MSAFDLLRLLPLNMTLRLCLDWPVCNRTAASLGNLSDALDLYAPGDGSPWLRAAVATVYFAVSAVGLAGNAAVLCLLRARGGAAAKGTVNFFVLNLAATDLLFSAAMALWAAEAALDYHWPFGGCACKAASFLTSLNLFGSVFFLAAMSVTRYCSVASALAPGGGAGAGPRGECAARLAAALIWAGSVLAAAPRAAFAEVTDVGGDRVCLLHFPNGTFWLGLHHLLRVVVGFLLPYAVILLSYLLLLRFLCNHGDPGRRRRARVSRSVAVVILAFCVCWLPNNILTFWGLLIHLDAVKWSSAFYLAHTYVFPLTSCLAQVNGCLNPVLYCLMHREHRRALRGLLCGAKLSAGRRVALQLHSLGGRSGAKPFPGPPPSTSLTGDPSPKSSGLLNG